Proteins encoded together in one Cicer arietinum cultivar CDC Frontier isolate Library 1 chromosome 4, Cicar.CDCFrontier_v2.0, whole genome shotgun sequence window:
- the LOC101509607 gene encoding pentatricopeptide repeat-containing protein At2g37310 produces the protein MRIGNALALNVQFRTQFTANRNLLKTHGGGLDISAYGSTIQHCTNHRLVRQGKQLHARLFLFSITPNNFLASKLITFYAQSNLTREARSVFDKIPHKSTFSFNAMLIAYSSKSLFHDALNLFSSFVSSTDTGVSPDNFTVTCILKALASSSSSSSCFESAKAIHCYVLQRGFNSDVFALNALITCYCRCGRIEMARKVFDKMMQRDIVTWNSMIGGYSQSGFYEECKRLYLEMLGVEGIVPNAVTIVSVMQACGQSKDLILGIEVHCFMKEKGIEIDVSLCNAVIAMYAKCGCLDYARKLFDEMSEKDEVSYGSIISGYMVNGFVDKALDVLKGMENPGLSTWNAVISGMVQNDQFEGVFDLVREMQEFGFKLKPNAVTLASILPLFPYFSNLRGGKEVHGYAVRRSYDQNIYVVTAVIDMYAKLGFIHVARRVFDRLQSRSLIIWTAMISAYAAHGDASLALGLYDQMLDRGIRPDPVTLTSVLTACAHSGLVREAWDVFNAMPLKCGIRPVVEHYACMIGVLSRAGKLSEAAKLISEMPIEPTAKVWGALLHGASVYGDVEMGKFVCDHLFEIEPENTGSYIIMANLYSRAGRWEEALKIRERMKGIGLQKIRGSSWIETSGRLQSFIAKDMSNEMSDEIYALLEGLLGLMREEGYVLQEELDYEM, from the coding sequence ATGAGGATCGGAAATGCATTGGCGCTTAACGTTCAATTTCGAACACAATTCACCGCCAACAGAAACCTCCTTAAAACCCACGGCGGGGGCCTCGACATCTCCGCCTATGGCTCCACCATTCAACACTGCACCAACCACCGTCTCGTTCGTCAGGGCAAACAGCTTCACGCGCGCCTCTTCCTATTCTCCATCACACCCAATAATTTCCTCGCCTCAAAGCTCATCACCTTCTACGCACAATCCAATCTCACACGAGAAGCACGCAGCGTGTTCGACAAAATTCCCCACAAAAGCACCTTCTCCTTTAACGCTATGCTCATCGCCTACTCCTCCAAGAGCCTCTTCCATGACGCGCTTAACCTCTTCTCGTCGTTCGTTTCCTCCACCGACACAGGAGTATCTCCTGATAACTTCACCGTAACCTGCATTTTGAAGGCGCtcgcttcttcttcttcttcttcttcgtgCTTCGAATCAGCAAAGGCAATTCACTGTTACGTTCTTCAACGTGGATTCAACTCAGACGTTTTCGCTCTCAACGCGTTGATCACATGTTATTGCAGGTGCGGTAGGATTGAAATGGCGAGGAAGGTGTTTGATAAAATGATGCAGAGAGATATTGTGACGTGGAACTCGATGATAGGTGGTTATTCTCAGAGTGGGTTCTACGAAGAATGCAAGAGATTATACTTGGAGATGTTAGGTGTGGAAGGCATTGTACCAAATGCTGTTACGATTGTTAGTGTGATGCAGGCGTGTGGACAAAGTAAGGATCTTATATTGGGAATCGAAGTTCATTGTTTCATGAAGGAGAAAGGGATTGAGATTGATGTGTCGCTTTGTAATGCTGTGATTGCTATGTATGCAAAATGTGGGTGTTTGGATTACGCTCGTAAGTTGTTTGATGAAATGAGTGAGAAGGATGAAGTTAGTTATGGGTCAATTATTTCTGGGTATATGGTTAATGGGTTTGTAGATAAGGCTTTGGATGTTTTAAAGGGAATGGAAAACCCTGGATTGAGTACATGGAATGCTGTGATTTCTGGTATGGTTCAGAATGACCAGTTTGAAGGAGTGTTTGATTTGGTTCGGGAAATGCAGGAGTTTGGTTTTAAATTGAAGCCAAATGCTGTTACACTTGCCAGCATTCTTCCTTTGTTTCCGTATTTTTCAAATCTTCGAGGGGGGAAAGAGGTGCATGGTTATGCAGTTAGAAGAAGTTATGACCAAAATATATATGTGGTGACTGCAGTTATTGATATGTATGCAAAGTTGGGGTTTATTCATGTGGCAAGGCGGGTTTTTGATCGATTGCAGAGTAGGAGTTTGATAATTTGGACTGCAATGATATCTGCTTATGCTGCTCATGGAGATGCTAGTTTGGCACTTGGGCTTTATGATCAAATGTTAGATAGAGGAATTCGGCCTGATCCAGTGACATTAACGTCTGTGTTGACAGCTTGTGCTCATTCTGGGCTGGTGCGTGAAGCTTGGGATGTTTTTAATGCTATGCCTTTGAAATGTGGCATTCGACCTGTGGTTGAGCACTATGCTTGCATGATTGGTGTTCTTAGTCGAGCTGGAAAGCTCTCGGAAGCGGCAAAATTGATTTCTGAGATGCCAATTGAGCCAACTGCTAAAGTTTGGGGTGCTCTGCTGCATGGAGCTTCTGTTTATGGCGACGTTGAAATGGGGAAGTTTGTTTGTGATCATTTGTTTGAGATTGAGCCTGAAAATACTGGAAGTTATATAATTATGGCAAATTTGTATTCGCGTGCTGGGAGATGGGAAGAAGCTCTTAAGATTAGGGAAAGGATGAAAGGAATTGGGTTGCAGAAGATCCGGGGAAGTAGTTGGATTGAAACGAGTGGAAGATTACAGAGCTTCATTGCCAAAGATATGTCAAATGAAATGTCCGATGAGATTTATGCATTGCTGGAAGGATTGCTTGGTTTAATGAGGGAAGAAGGGTATGTCTTGCAGGAAGAGTTGGATTATGAGATGTGA
- the LOC101509295 gene encoding E3 ubiquitin-protein ligase SGR9, amyloplastic, with translation MEETTATIMASLSTLTPSHLTHLTNSILSSTRRHHRRLTFLLSSPTLFSLTLHHLHTLSLPQKSLLISRHLLSSLHLLTRHIQSNYATSPKPLPPPISTSLTERELDAVLLLLMLCETHKHNPEALNAPFCNWRVNLRNVFSVTLLTVSSYSAPPLGACLGSVLIPFVEMVSRCWRLVGVLGCDGRDEGGKGVKEVAASAATVVALPAVEVSVGGRECVICKDEMRVGRDVCELPCQHLFHWVCILPWLGKRNTCPCCRFRLPSDDVFGEIQRLWEVLVKIGEKNYRMLN, from the coding sequence ATGGAAGAAACAACAGCAACCATCATGGCTTCACTTTCAACCCTCACTCCATCTCACCTCACACATCTCACTAACTCAATTCTCTCGTCAACTCGCCGCCACCACCGCCGTCTCACTTTCCTCCTCTCTTCCCCAACTCTCTTTTCACTAACCCTTCATCACCTCCACACTCTCTCTCTCCCCCAAAAGTCTCTCCTCATTTCCCGCCATCTTCTTTCCTCTCTCCACCTCCTCACTCGCCACATCCAATCAAACTACGCCACGTCACCTAAACCGCTTCCACCTCCAATCTCAACCTCTTTAACAGAGCGTGAACTCGACGCAGTTTTGCTCCTTCTCATGCTCTGCGAAACACATAAACATAACCCCGAAGCACTTAACGCACCGTTTTGTAATTGGAGGGTGAATTTAAGAAATGTTTTCTCCGTTACATTGTTGACGGTTTCTTCTTATTCTGCGCCGCCGCTTGGTGCTTGTTTGGGATCTGTTTTGATTCCGTTTGTTGAGATGGTGAGTCGGTGTTGGAGATTGGTGGGAGTTTTGGGTTGTGACGGTCGTGATGAAGGGGGGAAGGGAGTTAAGGAGGTGGCAGCTTCGGCGGCGACGGTGGTGGCTTTACCGGCGGTGGAGGTGAGTGTTGGTGGGAGAGAGTGTGTGATATGTAAAGATGAGATGCGAGTGGGGAGAGACGTGTGTGAGTTGCCATGTCAGCACTTGTTTCATTGGGTCTGTATTTTGCCCTGGCTTGGGAAAAGGAACACGTGTCCTTGCTGTAGGTTTCGGTTACCGTCAGATGATGTATTTGGGGAGATCCAACGGCTGTGGGAAGTCTTGGTTAAAATAGgcgaaaaaaattatagaatgctgaattaa